CCCGGGCTTCTGTTAGTTTGTTATCAAAGAACAAATCCAGTGCTTCCCTGCAATGATCAATAGCTGTTTCCAAATTCATTCCATTTGGAGATgggctgcaaaaaaaaaaaaataacaaaattaaataaggGTAAAACATGAACATGTTGGTtatgttttcaaaaatattggCACAATCTGTATTTTTGAACATTACCTTGCTCGATTAAGATTTGCTGGTGAGAGACTTTCAGTTTCCTCCATTGCATCTGCAAACTGTTGGACACAAATTGACATGGCCATTAGATTAAACTAATCTTTTgatgaaataagaaataaatcagcaaacagttttctttaaaaccGAACATGGAGATTGACTAAAAGGTACAAAGCACAGTACAAAACTTACCAAGCTACACTACTTCAAGACACATGATAGCTAACCACATCCTGACTGCAAAATAAATGCCTAATGCCTACCTCATCAACTGCATCTCCAGGTTGGCACAAACTAGTGTTATCGTTAAGAGCCATGGCTTCCAAAATATCCAACAGGGTCTACAGAAAATTTAATACACTAGAAAGAGCCAAATATTTATGAGCAACACAAATCAAATAACTGTTTGTCCACATTTACTAATAACAGAGGAAATGAAATTATGACTTACTACCAGTCTCTGATTGTCCAAAATGTACTGAGTACGTAGATTAAGCCCGGTTTCCAATACAGTCCCAAAATTTCCAGGTAAGATACCAATATTTTACTATTCCATGATATTTGTAACTTTGTAGAAATAAGGAGGCATCTAGCAAAGATGCATTACAGGCATTCGACTGAGTAATGAAGTCTTTGCAGTATGTTAGACTACAGCTGACATTTGAACGCCACGTTATAAATAAGGTCACGAAATTAATTTAGACATATTACAAAAGCATTCCCGTTGTACGCAAACCGGTAAGAAATCTGGACTGTCCTGAAGGAACACGACGACTGGTATTTATAAGCCACGATGACCGTCTTTACCCAGAAGAAGATAAACATCGACTACATCCTACATCGACCTACTTGTTATTCGTGAGGCGTCGTTGCCCGTTCTCCATTTGAAAGACCACGAATTTAACCACACTGGCAGTCGGACTCAGGGTCTTGGACTAGAGGTAGGGGACTATTTGGCGCGTCAAAATTCGAACAATTAGACCGATATACTAGCGGTATTCTATATGGTAAATATTTGTAGCATTAAGAAAGAATGTGTTATTACTGGCAGATCAAGGCTAATTTATGATTTCGTAGGCTGAATAAGAGGACATGCAAGACTTCCTATTGCACAATCGTAGATGAAATGCATTTCTACGTCTTACATAAATATGTAAGAGGCTCAGCTTATCGATTTATCCGCATATGCAGTAAGTTCAAAGGCAAAGAACTCCcgtgagaaaaaaattatctagGGCGCTCCATCATCCTGTTAGCTGGTCAGGTATAGATCTATTGCACATAAATATAATGGACAGCACAGTTACCATGGGATTGCTGGACCCCAAATATGTCACTTACAATATTTATAGTTCTACGAAACGATGGGAAAACAAATAAGGAAACCGCCAACGTacctgtatatatatataaacatatATATCAAAAACGCTTTTTTTCAGGATATACGCTGGCCCAATGACAAATATTACTACCTATGGGATTGGTTATTCGTTACTGTATTACAGTCGTTGCCAGAAAAAGCGACAGATACCCGGATGACCTTCTTTACTTTCCCATAACGATTCTATGAACGGCATAGATATCATTTAATCATAACAGTTCCTTGGAAGACTTCCGTAAATATAGAATTTACAGTCTCTATGGACATGCACCGCTCAGTGCATGGAGGATTCTACTGTCTAATGGTACATGCTATCTCCCTGCTATTCGTCAACCATGAAGCGATGAGTCATTACCCCTCCCTTCTCATCCCATACCCTAAGCTATGGAGATTTAGATTTCGAGAAAACTAGTAAAAGGTATCTGAAATTTAACACTAAGCCATACCGAATCAAATGCAGTTGATGTTAATCGCGATAATAGAAGATATTACAAAATTGCCTACCTTATCATGCAAATAGTTTCATATGAAACCGTTGGTTGTGCTCCTGTTTCTAGGGGAACTAGATCGAAACAAACGAAACCACTGGTTACAGTTTCACTTGACCACATTTGCACGCCTTAGATAGCTAGCAAAgtatttctttattatgttTAAACAAATAAGGCAGATGAAATGATTACAGCTCACATGGCGACCGATATCAGATGAGCACTAATCCAACTACAATGTAGTGTACGGCGGTATAGACTCGTCTTCCTAAATATCTAACCAACTCCAAATGGcgggaaatgttttgtaccgCTGCTAATTTGGAAGGGTATTGTTTTCTACCCCCATCCTCTCTCGCGTGTTTAAGCAAAACACATTTGCTTTATGCAACTGCAATATACCAACCATGAACAAAAATTGCAGCGGTTCTAAAAATTTCCCGCCATTGTGAGGGGGTCCGATATTTATGGAGGTGGTGGGGGTGGTACAGGGGTAACTGACAGTACTgccaaatgagaaaaaaaatgtactccgttccaaaaatgaatagattaaaaacagaataaataaaatgaagaaCTTCAAATGAGAAAAGGATTTTTATTCGAATTTTCAAATAAGATTACACACAACGAATCAACCCAGCccaatcaaaatttaaaaaaatattccaaACTTGATTTGTCACAAGAAGAGAATCAGaattaagaaatgaaaattaattctGATactcaacagaaaaaaactaaatttactAAGAAAATAAACATCAAAAGATGAAGATTTTTAATTCAGAAAACgtttctaaatttttaaacttctagttaaaaaaatttccaacaGAACGCTGTGAAAGTCAAACTTTGCCAGTGACATTACCTAGATGGCACTCATAGCACCATTTAGAAATGTGTTGTCTGCTTGTTTACAAAATAATggcaacacatttttaaatatcgTGGATGAACCAGGATAAACCACGTGAAACAGGTATATATTATCAACAATAgttattgaaattttcatAGCATCGGTTAAAAGATCGAATTCCTggataatttttctgtttgcagAAAATGGCAGACACCGTTATGAAGGCCTTAATGCTGGACAAAACTCCGATAGACGGGAAATCCGTTCTAATTGTTCAGCATAGTGATGGATCGCCATTCCTCCATTCGTTGTTAACCCAAAGTGCCCGACAAGGTCGAAGAATTTGTCTAGTTTCATTTAGTCAATCAGTTGGCTACTACCACAATGTTGGAACCCGTCTTGGATGGAACCTGAACAACTTACTGATTAAAAATCAGGTGGTTTTTATCGGTGGACTGCACACCCTTAAGGATTCACTCCAATTCCAGTGCCCTTCAAatcctttcaattttttgtttaaccctGCCCTATGTCCGCTTCAGGCTCtgtttttgtctattgaaagtGTTGTCCATGGTTGGACTGAGCAGCCATTTTCTCTGGTAATTGATGAGCTTGACTGCCTCCTCAACTTAGGTATAGAACCTAAAGAAGTAATCAAATTCTTTCAAAAGTGTCATTCTCTTATCCAAACATATTCCAGTGGTTCCCTAGTAGTGTCAATAGGTGTTACACCCCTTGACAAAGAAATTATTCAGTGTAGCACATTGCTGTCACACTGGTCAGATTTGATTCTCACCGAAAAAGGACTCCAGACTGGAAAGTCACGGGACTTGACTGGTACACTCACTGTAAAATGGAATGTTTCCCCATTATCTGAGCAGCACtttcatttcaaatgttttgatCGTGGAATTAAAATGTTTGCCCCAGGCACAGCTGTACTGTGACAATACCTTGTAATAGAATAAAATACTTTCAAcatcatttaataatttttattacttATACTGTATGGTGACTTCAAATAATATAGAAATAGGACCAGACAAGGACACATCCCCCAAAGTAcaagataaataaatatatatatatgtatataatatATACCAGACATGACTATTAAATAATAAACCAAACCCAGATGGCTAAAAAGAAGATTTTGAATGAAAGATAGAAACGGGGGCATATAGTTCACTGAGGATGTAAAAAGCCCCACGAACATTGGAATTCGAGTCTCTTAAAAAGATCACGAATTCAAAAAATACAACCCTGATTTATTAATATGAATAAGTCGACACTTTGTAGGTGTGGTCAATCACTTGAATGTATAAATGGAATTATGGGTACGATAGCTCCGCTAAATTGCAGTGGTTGCGAAATCGATTAAGAAAGCTAATGTGGCGAGCCAATTAACTACACTGGAGATCCATttcaacaaaagagaaaatggtcGGCCATTGTATACAAGGAAGCATCGATAAATATTCCAGGGGTTAGCGAgtttaattcaaaagaaaagaatgcaGGTAATGAATAAAGAAGCAAAGAAAAGGGTCTCGGTTACTTTTCCGATAGACGGATCGATCAGTTAAGTCCGTCGATCGTGACGTAATATCCAAAAATAAACGAGCGAAACAAAATGCCAACGAGCTCCACAGTAGGAAGCTAAGCGCATTGGTAAGCAATCAAGCAGCCAGACTATAgtttctctgtttcttttttttcccaatacattttctttaacGATACGCAGCGTGAGCGAAATGATGAAGCGCTTCTATACCGCGGGCAAACAATCTACTTTCCTCATTCCAAGTGAAAAAACCTGAAAGAAACGGATGAAAACTTTGCCACCCCGTCAATCTTTAATGGAGGAATTCTCCGAAACCTATTTCGTGCAACTTTGCGAACGAACAAAATAAGGGACAAAACAAGGCAACGAACTCGGAAATCTGACATCTACAACAAATAGATGAATAAGTTGGAAATGAaaggggaacaaaaacaatggcTTTGACATCTTTTGATTACGCAGGTGGAAGTAATAAGTTGCCGATATTTAGAAAGGAAACAATATGAGAAAATATAAGTTGTAACAAAAGATCCGCAAAGGTCTTTTACATTCCCATCTTTCCTGTCTTATATTGGGGATGATTTAAcgttcctgaaaaaaaaagaggctgccacgtttattttgtttggattCCCTTCGCctttcgtcatttttttttaatggatttTCTTCCGATTTCCATTCGCTGACATTGAATGCAAAGCAACTGGCAATGGTTGCTGCCTTTACAGCAAGTTCTTTCATTAACTTGAATATTTCAGGATAAGCAAGGAAGtttaagcattttttttttagatgtccACGAGCTAAGCCGCTTTCTCATTGTTTCTTCAGAAGCCAAAAAGCCTCATCAGAATAATATATAGAGAGCTACTGTAAAAATAGACGAGATGAATTAGAATGAATAGTAAATGATATTAAATAGAATATCAGTAAAGTATTGGAAAGAGATGCGGGACCCCAAATAGAAAATGGcgataagaaagaaaggcgATAGAGAGATTTGATATGTTAAATATATGTGTGTAAGAAAAGGGAGAATGAAAATGGCACACTCTCAATTGAGTGcacttgttttgttgttggttttgaaGGGGTCCATTCATGTTTACGACGCCACCGATCATGTTTTAGCTGACGACTCGTTCCCTTTGCTTTTTGGCAAACTCTTGCGCCGTTCGGTCCCAAACACGCGACTCCAACACTGACAGGATAGGATgatctaaataaaaaaaaattgaaaaaaaggggggaaaaaaaaaaaaagaaaaagactagACAATTTGTTCTACCCACAACGCATATAAAATAATGATTGCTGTTCACGCTGGCTAAGATCCAAATGGTAACGAAAGATTTCcagttctttcttcttctcggtTATGATTTAGCTACAGTGCAACGTGATCCTCCTCTGTTTCAACTGCCGCATTCGGTATTTGTACGAAGTGTGACTGATGACTCGTGTCATGTTTTCCATGACGCAACGAGCCAACTTTGATGtacgggaaaaagaaaaaaaagcgtgaCTTTACATCGTTTGGCAACTGCGAGCATGACATTAGAAAACTCCAGCCAGCTCACGCTCGCCATTCTTAGCGGCGTGAATCGAATGACAAAATGACTAGCTGGAAAGCGCAGGCCCATAACGGCCCTACTTGTGTACCAAGTCGGTGTAGGTACACGAAAGAGAGCCATAGCCCCACTGCTAGCCACTAGCATGCCTCTCTGTTCGTGATCACGAAAGGGAGTGCGTGTCTTACCTACAATTTTTGATACGCTATCGAACGGAGCGAACGCGATAGGGGAGCCGATCCCCTGGATATTTCAACTTCCAACTACACCAGGATTCACTATAATCTGCCCTATCCCTTCCTGTGGCCCTTTCCTTTACATCCGGTTCTTCTTCCCACATCTTTCGGCGATATAAACATCTGACGAAAATCCCTTTTCCTTCATGAAAAATTCAACGCCCACGAGCTATCGGCTCAATTTTCAACATTGAAAAGCAAACTAATATGAGTTTCCTTTCCTCCGCTCTTCTCTGTTCTTTTTATCCACGCATATGTTCTCTAGAACGAAATTGTTCAAACTCTTGCAGATGTGTTTGAACAGTTGGAAAGTTGAGGCGCTTCGACCTGTTGgaggaaaataaaacaaggaaATACTGGGTAATAAGTTTTGAGGGAATCTACAGgtaaacaggaaaaaagaaagaaagaaaactgtcTACAGAGTGCTAACATGATGCACGACGTTCGTTGCCACGGCAACATAAAGAGCTGTGATGGTAGCGTTTTTAAAAGGACGATGAAAGGAGATGAATTAATGTATCCCAAGACCATCGTTAGTTACGAGCGAATAAACTACAAACAAGACGTTATGGCTGCCTCTTTCTGCTCAGCTAGATACATTAGAAAGACCTACCGTTAgggggggaaataaaaattgtatgTAACGTCTCCTTTTAGTTCAACAACCGGGAAGAATCAACAACTTGCCAGTTGCTACGACGCTTGTACAAAcgcaacaagaaagaaaggaaaacaacccCAATTTCTGGCTGTCCCTGTTTACCAAAGCTTTAAACCTACGTTTGTTTGGCTGATGCATCAGGACCAAGTCGATCTGTTTGAGCCCGTGAAACGTGTCCAGCCCTTGCGGCGTTGCCGCAACTCCCGGTACTGTGTTGAGAGACAGAAGGGCTTCGCCAGCGAAATCATTGGCCGTCAAAACGTCGTAATCCATAACTGTAAACAGGAGCATGGCCGTTTCTTGCCGGCATTGCTCCAACGTCACCGGACTGTAAATCaaaaagccaaatttgaaCAGATtacaatttaaatttaaaacgaaaaaggaagatgACTAACAATTCGAAACACTCGTCAAAGACGGGATAAAGAGTGCGCCGCTTGACGCTCGTCTGCTGTTCGCTGCAATTGGGGAAGAGTCGACGGGGTAGGAGCTCAACGATGACGAAAGGATCGCTGAGTCCGTTGGGATCCAATGGGATGACGTCCCTGGCCGATAGGATTTCGACGCTCAAGCTGTCGTGATGGAAGTAGACGCGGATGCTGAGAACGCCGTAAGGAGCCTCGATGGTCCCGCTGCCGTGCAGCTGTTGCTGCTGGCCCAGTCGTCCGACATGATAGAGATCGATCAGCTGTTCCGTTTTGGCCTTGTGCAGCGAGATTTTCTCCTCGACGCGCTGGTACGTCGGGCACTTGAGCGCATCCATCGAGAGGCCCTTACCGTCGGCGTGCAGGAAATTCACCAACATTTGGAGGGCGCCGTGCAGTCGGTCGTAAAACTTACAGAATTTATCCTTCGAAATTGTACGTTCAAACCGTAACTACAAGGGCGGCCGAAAAGAACCCCAAAGAagtaaaaagggaaaaaataagaaatgctACTCACTCCGCTGGATACTTCAGCCTGAGCCCACAACTCAACGAGAAGCACGTCCCAGATGGCTGCTACGCATCGTTGAAAAGCGTCCGGCAATAGATTGGGCTGCAGGTCGAGAAGAATGTGGTCTAGACAATCGAGTAGAGGTGCAGCTGCCTCGTTGGCTGGTAACGAGTCCGGCGACCAAGCCaagtgaaaaatattttttttcacttcgCTCCTCATCTTACGTTCAAACAAAGAATTCAATTCACGTGCGTCTAATTGAGTTAAATTCTTGTTGGGGCCCGTGTGGTCACGCTACCTTTTCGGCTAAGCATCCAGCGATTCGCAAAAGCTTGTTCTCGTAGTGATCGCGGGCTGTTTCCAAAAGATTATGGAATGCCTGTCTGGCGCTGTTATCGTAGCTGTTAATACCAACACATCCGCTGATATTGGGCATCGCGCCTCCGGCAATCATTAAATACCCGGGCGATGCCAGCGTTCCGGAAACGACCGACGGCGACCTGGATCTACCGGAGATTGGACTCCTGTTTAAGACACAAAACATCAGAAATGAAAGAGCTAAATTCAtcgtttctttcttgtgtTTGCTGAGTTTGGATATCAATTGAACCTCTGAACGTCAAGCAACGCCGTGTTTGGGCCGTCTACCGCAGAGACGATGGCCGCCACGCGGAGCGTCTGCGGAATGGAAGCCAGCGCATTTTTCACGTGCTGCAGGTTATTCAAATTAACGTAGACCTACGTCATCCGCGGGAagcaaacacaataaaaaacgTCAATGACgatcaaagagaaaaggacGCACGAAGCCGCTTTTGTTTCATCTACCACATGCTAAATAACATCAACGGACTTACTTCTTCGACGACGGCCGTGTTTTTCCAATCATCGGTGAAGAAACCGTGCGTTTGGATGCGCAGGAAAATGAGGTCGGCGTAAACGATGGCGCTGGCCGTGATCATCTAGAACCcataaagaaatgaaaatgaattaaaacaatttttaatatttatatttccTTCTGAAATTCGTACTACTCTACCTCTACTAAACTGTAGACAAACGGATAGGAGGAGACGAGTTCCGGCCACGCCAATTGTTTCCAAAAATCACAAACCTGCAACCGCAAATAATAAGCTACCATTTTCATATGCGTGTTTTAACACTTTCTCTCGGCGAGTAAATTGATCACGCGGAGTACGCCGCTAAAAAGCTATGCCACataatctttttctttttaggggTTCGGGAGGGGCAATCAAACACAATACACAACAATGGCGAGATTCATTCgtcttcgttttgtttttctctgctTGGCCGAACGGTGGTGTGCTACCTTCCGGATAGATGGAACAACAAAGGGCAGTCACAGCCACGAACGTTGTCGCCTATATACTGATTTCACTGCGTCATTAAAGGACATCCGGCTTTGGTTGAATCGGGCTGTTCGCTCAGCATTTTGttgaatccccccccccccctttcacCATCCAATAAGTTTGGCAG
This genomic stretch from Daphnia carinata strain CSIRO-1 chromosome 4, CSIRO_AGI_Dcar_HiC_V3, whole genome shotgun sequence harbors:
- the LOC130687284 gene encoding elongator complex protein 6-like; its protein translation is MADTVMKALMLDKTPIDGKSVLIVQHSDGSPFLHSLLTQSARQGRRICLVSFSQSVGYYHNVGTRLGWNLNNLLIKNQVVFIGGLHTLKDSLQFQCPSNPFNFLFNPALCPLQALFLSIESVVHGWTEQPFSLVIDELDCLLNLGIEPKEVIKFFQKCHSLIQTYSSGSLVVSIGVTPLDKEIIQCSTLLSHWSDLILTEKGLQTGKSRDLTGTLTVKWNVSPLSEQHFHFKCFDRGIKMFAPGTAVL